The Hyperolius riggenbachi isolate aHypRig1 chromosome 3, aHypRig1.pri, whole genome shotgun sequence genome window below encodes:
- the LOC137562403 gene encoding zinc finger protein 25-like: MVTLDQLQRSTAQKSQLVRHKRSHTNEKTYSCAECGKFFPQKSQLVTHERSHTAEKPHLCAECRKCFVQKSQLVKHERSHTGEKLYSCAECAKCFIYYSLLVRPERSPTGENPYSCAECGKCFARKSELVLHGSFHSGNRPYSCSECGKCAGPTSSLLVRHERSHTSEKLYSCGECGKYFAQKSVLVPHW; the protein is encoded by the exons atggtgactctggaccagctgcagagatctacagctcag aaatcacagcttgtcagacatAAAAGATCTCACACTAATGAAAagacctattcatgtgctgagtgtgggaaattttttccacagaaatcacaacttgtcacacatgagagatctcacactgctgAGAAACCACACTTATGTGctgagtgtaggaaatgttttgtacagaaatcacagcttgtcaaacatgaaagatcccacactggtgagaagctctattcCTGTGCAGAGTGTgcgaaatgttttatttattactcACTTCTTGTCAGGCCTGAGAGATCTCCCACTGGTGAGaatccctattcatgtgctgagtgtgggaaatgttttgcacggaaATCAGAGCTTGTTTTACATGGCAGCTTTcacagtggaaataggccctattcatgttctgagtgtgggaaatgtgctGGGCCTACATCATCACTGCTTGTCAGACATGAAAGGTCTCACACTAGTGAGAAACTCtattcatgtggtgagtgtgggaaatattttgcacagaaatcagttcttgtcccacactggtga